One Maribacter dokdonensis DSW-8 genomic region harbors:
- a CDS encoding UDP-2,3-diacylglucosamine diphosphatase, which translates to MKKRPVDIVVISDVHLGTYGCHAKELLKYLKSIKPKEVILNGDIVDIWQFSKRYWPKSHMKVIKLLLEWVAKGIPVHYITGNHDELLRKFSGNSMGSLNIVNKMVIPLEDKKAWIFHGDVFDVTMQHSKWVAKLGAKGYDFLILLNRAINFISKKMGKGPISMSKKIKNGVKSAVKFINDFEQIAADIAIENGYDYVICGHIHQPEIRNIKTDKGEVVYLNSGDWIENLTALEYHNGHWKLYSYLEDQLTIDHKEDSKEETYVLEKAELFQSLLEEFRISGMTQQSK; encoded by the coding sequence ATGAAAAAAAGACCGGTTGATATTGTGGTCATTTCCGATGTTCATTTAGGAACATATGGCTGCCACGCCAAAGAGCTTTTAAAATATTTAAAGTCCATTAAGCCAAAAGAGGTAATCCTCAATGGCGATATTGTAGATATTTGGCAATTTAGCAAACGCTATTGGCCCAAGTCTCATATGAAAGTCATTAAACTTTTATTGGAGTGGGTAGCCAAAGGAATTCCGGTACATTATATAACCGGTAACCACGATGAACTTTTGCGGAAATTTTCGGGCAACAGTATGGGCTCATTAAATATTGTCAATAAAATGGTGATTCCGCTTGAAGATAAAAAAGCTTGGATTTTTCATGGTGACGTGTTCGATGTTACCATGCAGCATTCAAAATGGGTAGCCAAACTTGGTGCAAAAGGATATGACTTTTTAATTCTATTAAATAGAGCCATTAATTTTATAAGCAAAAAAATGGGCAAGGGTCCAATTTCAATGTCCAAGAAAATTAAGAACGGTGTAAAGTCTGCCGTTAAGTTCATAAACGACTTTGAACAGATTGCCGCAGATATTGCCATAGAAAATGGTTATGACTATGTTATTTGCGGTCACATTCACCAACCGGAAATTCGCAATATAAAAACAGATAAAGGAGAAGTCGTCTATTTAAATTCTGGAGATTGGATAGAAAATTTAACCGCACTTGAGTATCATAATGGTCACTGGAAACTATACTCTTATCTTGAAGATCAATTAACCATTGACCATAAAGAGGATAGTAAGGAAGAAACCTATGTATTGGAAAAAGCTGAACTGTTTCAAAGCTTGCTTGAAGAGTTTAGAATAAGTGGAATGACGCAACAGAGTAAATGA
- a CDS encoding glycosyltransferase family protein → MRILYAIQGTGNGHLSRARDVIPAILKHNVSLDLLVSGIQADIKLPYPIKYQLKGLSFIFGKKGGVDVWKTYYKANSMRLQKEIKSIPVEDYDLIINDFEPVTAWACKLKNIPCYSFSHQAAVLSKLAPKPKKTDRMGKWILNNYAPTSHQFGLHFKPYEPNIYTPIIRNDIRSASISKGEHYTVYLPSYSDEKLLKFLSKMKRVKWEVFSKHNTYEYFKKNIHIKPITNEAFVKSMASSRGILCGAGFETPAESLYMQKKLMVVPMKGQYEQQCNAAALADMGVPVIKSLKTKHLPKLQHWLDTETIVAVDYPDITDQIVSQLLEKSLKTH, encoded by the coding sequence ATGAGAATACTATACGCAATTCAAGGTACCGGCAACGGACACTTGAGCAGGGCTAGAGATGTAATACCTGCAATATTAAAACATAATGTTTCATTAGATCTTTTAGTGAGCGGCATTCAAGCAGATATAAAACTACCCTACCCCATTAAGTATCAGCTAAAAGGATTAAGCTTTATTTTCGGCAAAAAAGGAGGTGTAGATGTTTGGAAAACCTATTACAAGGCAAACTCTATGCGTTTGCAGAAAGAGATAAAAAGTATACCGGTTGAAGATTACGACCTCATCATTAATGATTTTGAACCGGTTACGGCGTGGGCGTGCAAGTTAAAAAATATACCTTGCTATAGTTTTAGCCACCAAGCGGCAGTACTCTCCAAATTAGCTCCGAAGCCTAAAAAAACGGACAGAATGGGCAAATGGATTCTTAATAATTATGCACCCACCAGCCATCAATTCGGACTTCATTTCAAACCTTATGAACCTAATATCTATACACCTATAATCAGAAACGATATACGATCGGCATCAATTTCCAAAGGCGAGCATTATACCGTATATCTACCATCTTACAGTGATGAGAAATTGTTGAAGTTTTTAAGTAAGATGAAAAGGGTAAAATGGGAAGTATTTTCAAAGCACAATACCTATGAATATTTTAAAAAGAACATTCATATAAAGCCAATAACCAATGAGGCATTTGTAAAAAGTATGGCAAGTAGTAGAGGTATACTATGCGGTGCAGGTTTTGAAACACCCGCAGAAAGCCTATACATGCAAAAAAAGCTAATGGTAGTGCCTATGAAAGGGCAATATGAGCAGCAATGTAATGCAGCTGCCTTGGCAGATATGGGTGTACCGGTAATAAAATCGCTTAAAACAAAACACTTACCCAAGTTGCAACATTGGTTAGATACCGAAACCATTGTGGCGGTAGACTACCCAGATATTACCGACCAAATTGTGAGCCAACTATTAGAGAAATCTCTAAAAACACATTAA
- a CDS encoding GH1 family beta-glucosidase, translating to MREQEEFFLNAHEFGKNFTWGVSTAAYQIEGAYDTHGKGPSIWDTFTTKPNTVLNGNNANVSCDYYHKYKEDILLMKSMNIDNYRFSISWSRILPNGIGSVNEPGIQFYNNVIDFCLEQGITPWVTLYHWDLPQVLEDKGGWTNRNIIQWFSEFTSLCATSFGDRVKHWMVLNEPMVFTGAGYFLGVHAPGKKRLKYFLPAVHHAVLCQAEGGRLLRKLVPNAQIGTTFSCSQISPYRQNNRDKKTAVLVDALLNRLFIEPALGLGYPTKEAPVLKKLQPYIQPTDMEDCLFDFDFIGIQNYTREKVRYSLLVPYIRAKIVKASKRNVPTTLMDWEVYPPSIYNMIKKYSSYPQIKKIIITENGAAFKDSIDGEIINDIARVNYLQRYLNQVLKAKKEGLNIHGYFVWTFTDNFEWAEGYYPRFGLVHINFKTLKRTIKASGKWFADFLSRKN from the coding sequence TTGAGAGAACAAGAAGAATTCTTTTTAAATGCCCATGAATTTGGCAAAAATTTCACTTGGGGAGTTTCCACCGCAGCATACCAAATTGAGGGCGCGTACGACACCCATGGAAAGGGACCCTCTATTTGGGATACATTTACCACCAAACCAAATACGGTTTTAAATGGTAACAATGCCAATGTATCTTGCGATTACTATCATAAATACAAGGAAGATATCCTATTGATGAAGTCCATGAATATTGACAACTATCGTTTCTCTATTTCTTGGTCAAGAATTTTACCTAATGGTATTGGCTCTGTAAACGAACCAGGTATTCAATTTTATAATAATGTCATTGACTTTTGTCTAGAACAAGGTATTACCCCATGGGTAACCCTATATCATTGGGATCTTCCACAGGTGTTAGAGGATAAAGGCGGATGGACGAATAGAAACATTATACAATGGTTTTCAGAATTTACCAGCCTTTGCGCAACTTCTTTTGGAGATAGGGTTAAACACTGGATGGTTTTGAACGAACCCATGGTATTTACGGGTGCCGGTTACTTTCTAGGCGTACATGCACCTGGAAAAAAAAGATTGAAATATTTTCTTCCCGCCGTGCACCATGCTGTTTTGTGCCAAGCGGAAGGTGGCAGATTACTTCGTAAACTAGTACCCAATGCCCAAATAGGCACCACGTTTTCATGTTCGCAAATTTCACCCTACAGACAAAATAACAGAGACAAGAAAACAGCTGTTCTGGTAGATGCCTTATTGAATCGGTTATTTATTGAGCCAGCATTGGGTTTAGGTTATCCAACCAAAGAAGCTCCAGTTTTAAAAAAACTACAACCTTACATTCAACCTACTGACATGGAAGATTGCCTGTTTGATTTCGATTTTATCGGAATTCAAAATTACACTCGAGAAAAAGTAAGATATAGTCTTTTGGTACCGTACATAAGAGCTAAAATTGTAAAGGCAAGTAAGAGAAATGTACCTACAACTTTGATGGATTGGGAGGTATATCCGCCTAGTATTTACAATATGATCAAGAAATACAGTTCATACCCGCAAATTAAAAAAATCATCATCACCGAGAACGGAGCTGCTTTTAAAGATTCCATTGACGGAGAAATTATAAATGATATCGCTAGGGTAAATTATTTGCAGCGTTATTTAAACCAAGTGCTTAAAGCCAAAAAAGAAGGGTTGAATATCCACGGATATTTCGTGTGGACCTTTACGGATAATTTTGAATGGGCGGAAGGGTATTACCCTAGGTTTGGCTTGGTACATATTAATTTTAAAACCTTAAAAAGGACTATTAAAGCCTCTGGTAAATGGTTTGCCGATTTTTTATCGCGAAAAAATTAG
- a CDS encoding acyl-CoA dehydrogenase family protein, translating to MRPDLFEAPDYYHLDDLLSEEHLLVRDAARQWVKRDVSPIIEEYAQKAEFPKQIINGLAEIGAFGPYIPEEYGGAGLDQISYGLIMQEIERGDSGVRSTASVQSSLVMYPIYTYGTEDQRKKYLPKLATGEWMGSFGLTEPNHGSNPSGMETKYKDMGDHYLLNGAKLWISNAPFCDIAVVWAKNEEGRIHGLIVERGMEGFTTPETHNKWSLRASATGELIFDNVKVPKENLLPNKSGLGAPLGCLDSARFGISWGAIGAAMDCYDTALRYAKERIQFGKPIAATQLQQKKLAEMITEITKAQLLAFRLGQLKNQGKATSAQISMAKRNNVEMAIKIAREARQVLGGMGITGEYSIMRHMMNLESVITYEGTHDIHLLITGADITGMPAFQ from the coding sequence ATGAGACCAGATTTATTTGAAGCCCCAGACTACTATCACTTAGATGATTTATTATCTGAAGAGCATTTGTTGGTACGTGATGCCGCACGTCAATGGGTAAAAAGAGACGTATCCCCAATTATTGAAGAGTATGCCCAAAAAGCTGAATTTCCTAAGCAGATAATAAATGGCTTGGCTGAAATTGGTGCATTCGGACCTTATATTCCTGAGGAGTACGGCGGTGCGGGATTAGATCAAATTAGTTACGGACTTATTATGCAAGAAATTGAAAGGGGAGATAGTGGTGTTCGTTCTACGGCATCGGTACAGTCCTCTTTGGTAATGTATCCTATTTATACGTATGGAACCGAAGACCAACGTAAAAAATACCTACCTAAGTTGGCTACTGGCGAATGGATGGGCTCTTTTGGGTTGACAGAACCAAACCATGGTTCTAATCCTAGTGGTATGGAAACCAAGTATAAGGATATGGGCGATCATTATCTTTTGAACGGAGCCAAACTTTGGATTTCCAATGCTCCATTTTGTGATATTGCGGTAGTATGGGCAAAGAACGAGGAAGGACGTATTCATGGTTTGATCGTGGAGCGTGGAATGGAAGGATTTACAACACCGGAAACCCATAACAAATGGTCATTAAGAGCTTCGGCTACCGGTGAATTGATATTTGATAATGTAAAGGTCCCTAAAGAAAATCTGTTACCTAATAAATCTGGTTTAGGGGCGCCATTAGGATGTTTGGATTCTGCCAGATTTGGTATTTCTTGGGGTGCTATAGGTGCTGCTATGGATTGTTATGATACTGCATTAAGATATGCCAAAGAACGTATTCAATTTGGTAAACCTATTGCGGCAACTCAATTACAGCAGAAGAAATTGGCAGAAATGATTACGGAGATCACCAAAGCCCAGTTATTGGCCTTTAGATTAGGTCAATTAAAGAATCAAGGGAAGGCAACCTCTGCCCAAATATCTATGGCCAAGAGGAATAATGTAGAAATGGCCATTAAAATAGCACGAGAGGCGAGACAAGTTCTAGGTGGTATGGGTATTACCGGTGAATATAGTATAATGAGGCATATGATGAATTTGGAAAGCGTAATTACCTATGAGGGTACTCACGATATTCATCTGCTGATTACAGGCGCGGATATTACTGGAATGCCTGCTTTTCAATAA
- a CDS encoding tRNA1(Val) (adenine(37)-N6)-methyltransferase, translating to MSQLFKFKQFSIEQDRCAMKIGTDGVLLGAWTPVDTSLESILDIGAGTGIIALMLAQRSNADVVDAIEIDADAYEQCVENFESSPWGDRLYCYHAGLDEFVDEIEDQYELITCNPPFYSENVSSGNFQRDQARQNGFLPFNELITSAAVLLAENGLFTTVIPYKEKDEFVAMAEEKGLYLIKCTYVKGNSTAEVKRVLLAFSKNKTPLESSELVIETERHAYTDDYIALTKEFYLKI from the coding sequence TTGAGCCAACTATTTAAATTTAAACAATTTAGTATTGAACAAGATCGTTGTGCCATGAAAATTGGTACAGATGGTGTGTTGTTAGGTGCATGGACGCCAGTGGACACATCATTGGAATCTATTTTAGATATTGGCGCCGGTACAGGAATCATCGCTTTAATGCTGGCCCAGAGAAGCAATGCGGATGTGGTAGATGCCATTGAGATAGATGCTGATGCTTATGAACAATGTGTTGAGAATTTTGAAAGCTCCCCATGGGGAGATCGGTTGTACTGTTACCACGCCGGCTTAGATGAATTTGTTGATGAAATCGAAGACCAGTATGAGTTGATTACGTGTAACCCTCCTTTTTATTCGGAAAATGTCAGTTCTGGCAACTTTCAACGGGATCAAGCACGCCAGAACGGTTTTTTACCTTTTAATGAGCTCATTACTTCGGCTGCTGTTTTGTTGGCGGAAAATGGATTGTTTACAACGGTAATACCCTATAAAGAGAAAGATGAGTTTGTCGCCATGGCAGAGGAAAAAGGTCTTTATCTTATCAAATGCACTTATGTAAAGGGTAATTCTACTGCAGAGGTGAAACGGGTATTATTGGCATTCTCAAAAAATAAAACACCATTAGAATCGTCAGAATTGGTCATTGAAACTGAAAGGCACGCTTATACTGATGATTATATAGCCTTAACTAAGGAGTTTTATTTAAAAATATAA
- a CDS encoding LytR/AlgR family response regulator transcription factor: protein MILKVIVVDDEPLAVNVIKNYILRVKELQLEGTFSNALDASTFLRDNEVDIMFLDINMPYLDGLEFLSTLHKKPFVIMTTAHEEHALRSFELEAIDYLVKPISLPRFFKSIDRIIGLKKIGSNGSAEKEEKPSIFVKVDKKKLQKIYLDEIMVIESLKDYIRIITPTAKYIIHRTLSSFTDELPGDNFIRIHRSYTIAVDKVSVVEGNSVEIGGIRYTIGRSYLADAKSRILNNFTD from the coding sequence ATGATTTTAAAAGTAATAGTAGTAGATGATGAGCCGTTGGCAGTAAATGTGATTAAGAACTATATACTTAGGGTAAAAGAATTACAGCTAGAGGGTACTTTTTCCAATGCCTTGGATGCATCCACCTTTTTGAGGGACAATGAGGTAGATATCATGTTCTTGGATATCAATATGCCTTATTTGGACGGATTGGAGTTTTTAAGCACCTTGCACAAAAAACCGTTCGTAATCATGACCACTGCTCATGAAGAACATGCGCTAAGAAGCTTTGAACTAGAAGCCATTGACTATTTGGTGAAACCCATTTCATTACCTCGATTTTTTAAATCCATAGATCGTATTATAGGTCTTAAGAAAATAGGTAGTAACGGTAGTGCTGAAAAAGAAGAGAAGCCTTCCATTTTTGTTAAAGTTGACAAAAAGAAGTTACAAAAGATTTATTTGGACGAGATTATGGTGATAGAGAGCCTAAAAGATTACATTAGGATCATAACACCAACGGCAAAATATATAATTCACAGAACCTTAAGCAGTTTTACAGATGAGTTGCCAGGTGATAATTTCATAAGAATACATCGTTCCTATACTATTGCTGTTGATAAGGTAAGTGTGGTTGAGGGCAATAGCGTTGAAATTGGCGGTATTAGGTACACCATAGGTAGAAGCTATTTAGCCGATGCCAAAAGCAGAATACTTAACAACTTTACAGATTAA
- a CDS encoding sensor histidine kinase, with the protein MDIRLMKFLRRPKFFGTSEIKPWHHILFWSVYFIFNTFRWTFIHNDFLLSLRTNLIGFPIHMFLAYLNAYYLMPKFIYTKRYFEYTVYILLSLFMMLLVKYNLTYYLVSTDVMPEAQDVINSLTIGYAVQTMIGEVYVISFFTAIKLTIDWLRESSKLHDLEKRQLKTELRFLRSQVSPHFFFNTLNNIYSLTLEKSDQAPEVVLKLSELMRYLLYATKKQRQDLTSEINCIRNYIDLERIRFDDSLKIDMNISGNLDNCKIPPMLLIPLIENCFKHGASKNIGDMKIKIDVNVDDSFMDFKVSNSIPVVKKEYVYPVKRGGIGLSNVKKRLELGYAKSEYDLKIFEEDKMFNVFLKLKVI; encoded by the coding sequence ATGGACATTAGATTAATGAAGTTTTTGAGAAGGCCCAAGTTTTTTGGTACAAGTGAAATTAAACCTTGGCACCATATTTTATTTTGGTCTGTCTATTTTATCTTTAATACGTTTAGGTGGACCTTTATACATAACGACTTTTTACTTTCTTTACGTACCAATCTTATAGGTTTTCCCATTCATATGTTTTTGGCGTATTTAAATGCCTATTACCTAATGCCAAAATTTATATATACCAAAAGATACTTTGAGTATACGGTATATATACTTCTGTCATTGTTCATGATGCTCTTGGTGAAGTACAACCTAACGTATTACTTGGTAAGTACGGATGTTATGCCCGAAGCACAGGATGTTATCAACTCATTGACCATTGGGTATGCCGTGCAGACTATGATTGGTGAGGTTTATGTGATATCGTTTTTTACAGCAATTAAATTGACCATAGATTGGTTAAGGGAAAGTAGCAAGCTACATGATCTTGAAAAACGACAGCTAAAGACCGAACTTAGATTTTTGAGGTCGCAGGTATCGCCTCACTTTTTCTTCAATACCTTGAACAATATATATTCATTGACCTTGGAGAAGTCTGACCAAGCTCCAGAGGTGGTTTTAAAACTTTCAGAGCTAATGCGTTACTTATTGTACGCAACCAAAAAGCAACGACAGGATCTAACCAGTGAAATTAATTGTATAAGAAATTACATAGATTTGGAACGTATTAGGTTCGATGATTCTTTGAAAATTGATATGAATATCTCGGGTAACCTTGACAATTGTAAAATACCACCAATGTTATTGATACCACTTATTGAAAATTGCTTTAAGCATGGGGCAAGTAAGAACATTGGTGATATGAAGATTAAGATCGATGTAAATGTTGACGATAGTTTTATGGATTTTAAAGTATCCAATTCCATACCAGTAGTAAAGAAAGAATATGTATACCCGGTAAAACGAGGAGGTATTGGTCTTTCTAATGTGAAAAAGAGGTTAGAGCTGGGCTACGCTAAGAGTGAGTACGATTTAAAGATTTTTGAAGAGGATAAAATGTTCAATGTGTTTTTAAAGCTTAAGGTAATATGA
- a CDS encoding carbohydrate-binding family 9-like protein, with protein MDIINKKSLKTKKAIALLLFLLYLGAISLMAQETPRSYIAENTLENISIDGKMNESAWQTTTWSSDFIDIEGIKKPTYNTKFKMLWDQQYIYFFAKIEEPHIWATLKQKDTIIFYNNDFEIFLDPDGDTHNYYEFEINALNTIWDLYLSKPYRNNGHVTDAWDFKGIKTAIHCNGTLNNSTDIDQGWTVEVAIPWSFTTAPGGTTKVPENEYWRINFSRVNWDFDLDNGTYSRKKDSKGIFLPEYNWVWSPQGVINMHEPEHWGYVYFNKGSKTPKFNIPDDEHIKWYLYKLYRNVKTKNDQEWLSIHGELQKKPILIQGKPVVAVLEKNNFGFNIWAKSPFTNNRLIIHTDGKFTTDYDQTN; from the coding sequence ATGGATATAATCAATAAAAAATCTTTAAAAACTAAAAAAGCCATAGCATTATTATTGTTTCTACTATACCTTGGAGCAATTTCCCTAATGGCCCAAGAAACACCACGCTCATATATTGCAGAAAATACACTTGAAAACATATCCATAGATGGCAAAATGAATGAGAGTGCATGGCAGACAACCACTTGGTCTAGCGATTTTATTGATATTGAAGGCATAAAGAAACCCACGTATAACACAAAATTTAAAATGCTATGGGACCAACAATACATTTATTTTTTTGCAAAAATTGAAGAACCACATATTTGGGCCACATTAAAGCAAAAGGATACCATAATATTTTACAATAACGATTTTGAAATATTCCTGGACCCAGATGGCGATACGCACAACTATTACGAATTTGAAATAAATGCCCTAAATACCATATGGGACCTCTACTTATCAAAACCATACAGAAATAATGGGCACGTTACCGATGCTTGGGATTTTAAAGGCATTAAAACCGCCATACATTGCAACGGCACATTGAACAACTCAACGGACATAGACCAAGGTTGGACTGTTGAAGTAGCCATACCATGGTCTTTTACTACAGCCCCAGGTGGAACAACTAAAGTACCGGAAAATGAATATTGGAGAATAAATTTTTCTAGAGTAAACTGGGATTTTGATCTTGATAATGGTACGTATTCTAGAAAGAAAGATAGCAAAGGTATTTTTTTACCAGAATACAATTGGGTATGGTCACCACAGGGAGTCATTAATATGCACGAGCCAGAACATTGGGGATATGTCTATTTCAATAAAGGTAGCAAAACCCCTAAATTTAATATACCTGATGATGAACATATAAAATGGTATTTATACAAACTATATAGAAATGTCAAGACCAAAAACGACCAAGAATGGTTGTCCATACATGGGGAACTGCAAAAAAAGCCGATTTTAATACAGGGCAAACCGGTAGTTGCTGTTTTAGAAAAGAACAACTTTGGCTTTAACATATGGGCAAAAAGCCCATTCACGAACAACAGACTAATTATACATACTGACGGAAAATTTACAACTGACTATGACCAAACCAACTAA
- a CDS encoding family 10 glycosylhydrolase, with translation MTKPTKFLQALLLVLITLFISCGTNEQKEEKIATTDTSSNTETFKLWTWITADKARTDESFDEEFKKYGDNGINAILINTYGDPELLARLVPIAKKYNLEVHAWMFTMNRPGDKVAEQHPEWYAVSRDGKSCFDEPPYVGYYKWLCPTRKESREHILSLIEGLSKVEGVASFHLDYIRYSDIFLPIGLLPKYNLKQETELPRYDFCYCDVCTSEFEKEHHKNPNDFSNPAIDMEWKNFRLNKVKAIVDEAYKITHANGKILTAAVFPYPEMADHMVRQRWDKWNIDAVLPMIYNVFYNEEIDWIGYATQQGVNDLKGKNTELHTGIYVPGMTPEQLQEAIHQSISNGAKGVSFFDGPAITEEQWQVIRASQNPQ, from the coding sequence ATGACCAAACCAACTAAGTTTTTACAGGCATTACTTCTTGTACTTATTACTCTTTTCATCTCATGCGGAACAAATGAACAAAAAGAAGAGAAAATAGCCACTACAGATACTTCATCTAACACTGAGACATTTAAATTATGGACATGGATTACTGCTGACAAAGCACGGACAGATGAATCTTTTGATGAAGAGTTTAAAAAGTACGGAGACAATGGTATTAATGCAATACTTATAAATACCTACGGAGATCCAGAATTACTGGCTAGGTTGGTACCAATAGCCAAAAAATACAATTTAGAAGTCCATGCTTGGATGTTCACTATGAACCGCCCTGGCGATAAAGTTGCAGAACAGCATCCAGAATGGTATGCTGTAAGCAGAGATGGCAAGTCTTGCTTTGATGAACCACCCTATGTAGGATATTACAAATGGCTTTGCCCCACAAGAAAAGAATCTCGCGAACACATACTAAGTTTAATTGAAGGATTGTCAAAAGTAGAGGGTGTTGCAAGTTTCCATTTAGATTATATTAGATACTCGGACATTTTTTTACCTATAGGTCTTCTTCCTAAATACAATTTAAAACAAGAAACGGAATTGCCAAGATACGACTTTTGCTATTGCGATGTCTGTACTTCGGAATTTGAAAAAGAACATCATAAAAACCCAAATGATTTTAGCAACCCAGCGATAGATATGGAGTGGAAAAACTTCCGTTTAAATAAAGTAAAAGCTATTGTAGACGAGGCATATAAAATTACACATGCAAATGGCAAAATACTTACCGCAGCGGTATTTCCTTATCCAGAAATGGCAGATCACATGGTTCGTCAACGTTGGGATAAATGGAATATAGATGCAGTTCTACCAATGATCTATAATGTTTTTTATAATGAAGAAATAGATTGGATCGGGTATGCAACCCAGCAAGGTGTTAATGATTTAAAAGGGAAAAACACTGAGTTACATACTGGCATATATGTGCCGGGCATGACACCAGAACAATTGCAGGAAGCTATACATCAATCTATTAGCAACGGTGCAAAAGGAGTATCTTTCTTTGATGGACCTGCCATAACTGAAGAACAATGGCAAGTAATTAGAGCATCACAAAACCCTCAATAA